The following coding sequences lie in one Kryptolebias marmoratus isolate JLee-2015 linkage group LG5, ASM164957v2, whole genome shotgun sequence genomic window:
- the LOC108241911 gene encoding oxysterol-binding protein-related protein 3 yields MTTPSPTHSDSSGSSKHDVHQDSWEIVEGLRGVSASIQEPDSQEGFLLKRRKWPMKGWHKRYFVLERGILKYAKRSTDLQKGKLHGCIDVGLSVMSVKKKAMCIDLDTEDNIYHLKVKFPELFDEWVSKLRHHRMFRQNEIAMYPHERHLFHPHATSSPSLNDSLRKRATLTNQASVHQAKVSSWLHSSEEMNKCCKELEECESYLLELNLLLKSMEVMHRTYSAPAITALQGSTFDIPKKEKRPKRWRSKNNGKESKTTLQVPSCISTQPPRLHASNPNLSTTEPGTQEACPQSPDSPTEVSRLQQDFCHLANSIHITLKSAYSSLTAEKDRLKLAIDLQAPQPPQVMGLKTSFASECSAPTQSLVHQVSSESRASIPDSISEFFDAQEYLLSSSSSENEVSDDDSYISDVSDSVSMDTFDGGSERHNLVSSVVPLARRRRSALPCPCPSNSVSLWNILRNNIGKDLSKVAMPVQLNEPLNTLQRLCEELEYSDLLDTANQTQDPYQRMVYVATFAISAYASTFFRAGSKPFNPVLGETYECDRPDKGFRFIAEQVSHHPPVSACHSDSKNFCFRQDVRWKNKFWGKSMEIVPMGTTHVTLPAFGDHYEWNKVTSCIHNILSGQRWIEHYGEMFVKNINSDVCQCKVTFVKAKSWSSTVNEIEGVVTDSNGKVVHSIFGKWHESVFQGDPPSATCIWRANPMPADQDQYYGFTQFAVELNELDSSLRPLLPPTDTRFRPDQRLLEEGNVDGAEEQKQRIEQLQRDRKKVLQDNNMIHQPRFFKKSKDDTWVSNNMYWELRREPGFSKIDFPVLW; encoded by the exons ATGACGACGCCCTCGCCCACTCACAGTGACAGCAGCGGCTCCTCCAAACATGACGTGCACCAG GATAGCTGGGAGATCGTGGAGGGCCTCAGGGGGGTTTCTGCCAGCATACAGGAGCCTGACAGCCAGGAAGGCTTCctgctgaagaggaggaagtggCCCATGAAGGGCTGGCATAAG AGATATTTTGTCCTGGAGAGAGGCATCTTGAAATATGCAAAGCGTTCAACGGAC ctgCAAAAGGGAAAGCTCCACGGCTGCATAGATGTTGGGCTCTCAGTTATGTCAGTCAAGAAGAAAGCCATGTGTATTGACCTGGACACAGAAGACAACATTTATCACCTAAAG GTGAAGTTCCCGGAGCTGTTTGATGAGTGGGTGTCAAAGCTGCGTCACCACCGTATGTTTCGGCAGAACGAAATTGCCATGTATCCCCACGAGAGGCACCTCTTCCACCCCCATGCCACGTCGTCGCCTTCTCTGAATGACTCTCTTAGAaaa AGAGCCACTCTCACTAATCAGGCATCAGTCCACCAGGCTAAGGTCAGCTCCTGGCTCCATTCTTCTGAGGAGATGAACAAATGCTGCAAAg AGCTGGAGGAATGTGAGTCTTATCTGCTGGAGCtcaacctgctgctgaagaGCATGGAAGTCATGCATCGCACGTACTCGGCTCCGGCCATCACTGCTCTACAA GGGTCCACTTTTGACATccccaaaaaggaaaagaggcCAAAGAGATGGCGATCCAAAAACAATGGCAAAGAGTCTAAAACCACACTACAA GTTCCAAGCTGTATCTCCACTCAGCCTCCTCGTCTTCATGCGTCCAATCCCAACCTCTCCACCACAGAACCCGGCACCCAGGAAGCCTGTCCTCAGTCCCCAGATTCCCCTACGGAAGTGTCACGCCTACAGCAGGACTTCTGTCACCTGGCCAACAGCA TCCACATTACACTGAAATCAGCGTATAGTTCCCTGACAGCAGAGAAAGACAGACTAAAGCTCGCCATCGACCTGCAGGCCCCCCAGCCTCCTCAGGTGATGGGCTTGAAGACTAGCTTCGCCTCA GAATGCTCAGCTCCCACACAGTCCCTGGTCCACCAGGTCTCCAGTGAGAGCAGAGCCTCCATTCCCGACTCGATATCGGAGTTCTTCGATGCCCAGGAGTACCTGCTCTCCTCGTCTTCATCTGAGAATGAG GTGTCTGACGATGACTCGTACATCAGTGATGTCAGCGACAGCGTCTCCATGGATACCTTCGACGGAGGCAGCGAGAGACACAACTTGG tcaGCAGCGTGGTGCCCCTCGCCCGCCGCCGACGCTCCGCACTGCCGTGCCCCTGTCCGTCCAACAGCGTGAGCCTGTGGAACATCCTCAGGAACAACATCGGCAAAGACCTGTCCAAGGTGGCCATGCCCGTGCAGCTCAACGAGCCGCTCAACACCCTGCAGAGGCTCTGCGAGGAGCTGGAGTACAGCGACCTCCTGGACACCGCAAACCAGACGCAAGACCCGTACCAACGCATG GTGTATGTTGCGACGTTTGCGATATCCGCCTATGCGTCGACGTTCTTTCGAGCGGGGAGCAAACCCTTCAACCCCGTCCTGGGAGAAACGTATGAGTGCGACAGACCTGATAAGGGCTTCAGGTTTATAGCCGAACAG GTGAGTCATCACCCACCTGTGTCAGCATGTCACTCAGATTCAAAGAACTTCTGCTTCAGGCAAG ATGTGcgatggaaaaataaattctggGGGAAATCCATGGAAATTGTTCCCATGGGAACCACCCATGTGACACTACCTGC TTTTGGGGACCACTACGAATGGAACAAAGTGACTTCCTGCATCCATAACATCCTCAGCGGCCAACGCTGGATCGAACACTACGGGGAGATGTTCGTCAAAAATATCAACAGCGACGTGTGCCAGTGTAAAGTAACGTTTGTCAAG gcaaAATCCTGGAGCTCTACAGTGAATGAAATCGAGGGTGTGGTAACAGATTCGAATGGGAAAGTGGTGCACTCCATTTTTGGGAAATGGCACGAATCCGTGTTTCAAGGAGACCCTCCTTCTGCTACGTGTATCTGGCGAGCGA ATCCGATGCCGGCGGACCAGGACCAGTACTACGGTTTCACCCAGTTTGCAGTGGAGTTGAATGAACTGGACTCGTCTTTAAGACCCCTGCTGCCCCCCACAGACACACGCTTCAGACCAGACCAGAG